The Andrena cerasifolii isolate SP2316 chromosome 15, iyAndCera1_principal, whole genome shotgun sequence genome includes a window with the following:
- the LOC143377001 gene encoding sodium/hydrogen exchanger 9B1 isoform X3: MAAAKAEAGDDDDHLTCCHRITFFHPGIRDIIVTSPVSKCLGQRLTWANLFWMVTSVGMVLIGWAVLYFLLGDRMLPNNDVFGLYVLVIFSYWLGWSLSYIPYLNLPPVFGMLLAGLIVRNSGLYDIHEELGAATISKIRTFCLTFIVIRAGLQLSSTSLKRYPLFLAMLAIIPCSIEMLALTICCKYILLYPWDWSFMAGAILACMSPVVTVNSVLALAEKGYGEDKGLASILCTAATMDSVHMVSLFVICYSIVFPNDENHTEWWSYIPSGIRDFTLGILAGAMLGISFIFFPHRSYKYATWHRVTCLVLGCLMCTTATAKLTISCGGYVACLVMTFVAITGWKILSISFDTTPLRNAAHVLWHLVQPILVGVIGADIDLTDFPLSRFVLYASCILVGLAARCIATYLTTLRTPLTWKERLFFVAAWLPKGTLQAALAPMAYERECSEQNMEKKQLALDIVRLSVLTILFLSPIGAFAITTSGPFLLNKITDEQYQRDRELSYLRILSLQPTPTRRQAVTA, translated from the exons ATGGCAGCAGCGAAAGCGGAAGCTGGGGATGATGACGATCATCTGACGTGTTGTCATCGAATAACCTTCTTCCATCCTGGGATACGTGACATCATCGTAACGAGCCCTGTTTCCAAGTGCCTCGGGCAACGTCTGACATGGGCAAACTTGTTCTGGATGGTGACTAGCGTGGGAATGGTGTTAATCGGTTGGGCGGTTTTGTACTTCCTCCTAGGTGATAGGATGCTCCCGAATAACGACGTTTTCGGTTTATACGTTCTTGTGATATTCTCTTATTGGCTCGGTTGGAGTTTATCGTACATCCCTTATCTGAACCTTCCGCCGGTATTTGGTATGCTGCTGGCTGGTCTGATTGTCCGCAACTCTGGCCTCTATGATATTCACGAGGAACTCGGCGCCGCCACTATCTCCAAGATCAGAACGTTTTGCCTGACCTTTATCGTGATACGCGCGGGACTTCAATTGTCTAGCACGAGCTTGAAAAGATATCCGTTGTTCCTAGCGATGTTGGCCATCATTCCTTGTTCGATCGAAATGCTCGCCTTGACTATATGTTGCAAATACATTTTGCTGTATCCTTGGGATTGGTCTTTCATGGCCGG AGCAATACTCGCCTGCATGTCACCGGTCGTCACCGTAAACTCCGTCCTAGCTCTGGCCGAAAAAGGCTACGGCGAAGACAAGGGACTGGCTAGTATACTATGCACGGCTGCCACCATGGACAGCGTGCACATGGTCTCCCTCTTCGTCATCTGCTACTCGATCGTCTTTCCAAACG ACGAAAACCACACCGAATGGTGGTCTTATATTCCCTCTGGTATCCGAGACTTTACACTAGGCATCTTAGCGGGAGCAATGTTGGGAATTTCCTTCATCTTTTTCCCTCATCGTAGTTAC AAATACGCCACCTGGCACCGCGTCACCTGTTTGGTACTGGGATGTTTGATGTGCACCACGGCCACTGCAAAATTAACCATCTCGTGCGGAGGGTACGTGGCCTGTCTCGTTATGACGTTCGTCGCGATCACCGGTTGGAAGATCTTGTCAATTTCTTTCGAC ACGACTCCTCTCCGAAACGCGGCCCATGTCCTCTGGCACCTGGTACAACCAATCTTGGTCGGAGTTATCGGCGCCGATATTGACCTCACCGATTTCCCTTTATCCAGATTCGTACTTTACGCATCCTGCATACTCGTAGGCCTGGCG GCACGATGTATCGCTACCTATTTAACGACTCTCCGGACACCATTGACGTGGAAAGAACGATTGTTCTTTGTCGCGGCTTGGTTACCAAAAGGCACCCTACAG GCCGCTCTGGCACCGATGGCGTACGAACGTGAGTGCAGCGAACAGAACATGGAAAAGAAACAGCTTGCTCTGGACATTGTCAGACTATCCGTGCTTACCATATTATTTCTATCGCCGATCGGTGCCTTCGCCATCACCACTTCTGGACCATTTCTCCTCAACAAGATAACCGACGAACAATACCAAAGAGATCGCGAGTTGAGCTATCTCCGTATCCTTAGCCTGCAACCTACCCCAACGCGACGGCAGGCCGTGACCGCGTGA
- the Nc2beta gene encoding negative cofactor 2beta isoform X2: MASAAISPTEDDELTLPRASINKMIKEILPHVRVANESRELILNCCTEFIHLLSSEANEICNQQQKKTINAEHVLQALEKLGFGDYSAEAEAVLRDCKAVAAKRRRQSTRLENLGIPEEELLRQQQELFAKAREEQAVAEQQQWQQLQAVAQMASMQQADSEQEDYS; the protein is encoded by the coding sequence ATGGCCTCGGCTGCTATATCACCGACGGAAGACGACGAGTTAACCCTGCCTCGCGCATCGATCAATAAAATGATCAAAGAGATTTTGCCACACGTGCGCGTGGCCAATGAATCGCGGGAATTGATATTAAATTGTTGCACCGAGTTCATTCATTTACTTTCCTCCGAAGCGAACGAAATCTGCAATCAGCAACAAAAGAAAACTATAAATGCTGAACATGTCCTCCAAGCACTGGAAAAGCTTGGATTCGGGGACTACAGTGCAGAGGCGGAAGCAGTTTTACGAGATTGCAAAGCTGTCGCAGCCAAACGAAGACGTCAAAGTACTAGATTAGAAAACCTGGGAATTCCGGAGGAGGAACTTCTGAGACAGCAGCAAGAACTGTTCGCAAAAGCAAGGGAAGAACAGGCAGTGGCCGAACAACAACAGTGGCAACAATTACAAGCAGTCGCGCAAATGGCTTCGATGCAACAAGCTGACAGCGAGCAGGAAGATTATTCGTGA
- the Nc2beta gene encoding negative cofactor 2beta isoform X1 — protein sequence MSEFSREMASAAISPTEDDELTLPRASINKMIKEILPHVRVANESRELILNCCTEFIHLLSSEANEICNQQQKKTINAEHVLQALEKLGFGDYSAEAEAVLRDCKAVAAKRRRQSTRLENLGIPEEELLRQQQELFAKAREEQAVAEQQQWQQLQAVAQMASMQQADSEQEDYS from the exons ATGTCCGAATTctc aaggGAAATGGCCTCGGCTGCTATATCACCGACGGAAGACGACGAGTTAACCCTGCCTCGCGCATCGATCAATAAAATGATCAAAGAGATTTTGCCACACGTGCGCGTGGCCAATGAATCGCGGGAATTGATATTAAATTGTTGCACCGAGTTCATTCATTTACTTTCCTCCGAAGCGAACGAAATCTGCAATCAGCAACAAAAGAAAACTATAAATGCTGAACATGTCCTCCAAGCACTGGAAAAGCTTGGATTCGGGGACTACAGTGCAGAGGCGGAAGCAGTTTTACGAGATTGCAAAGCTGTCGCAGCCAAACGAAGACGTCAAAGTACTAGATTAGAAAACCTGGGAATTCCGGAGGAGGAACTTCTGAGACAGCAGCAAGAACTGTTCGCAAAAGCAAGGGAAGAACAGGCAGTGGCCGAACAACAACAGTGGCAACAATTACAAGCAGTCGCGCAAATGGCTTCGATGCAACAAGCTGACAGCGAGCAGGAAGATTATTCGTGA
- the LOC143377001 gene encoding sodium/hydrogen exchanger 9B2 isoform X1, with amino-acid sequence MAAAKAEAGDDDDHLTCCHRITFFHPGIRDIIVTSPVSKCLGQRLTWANLFWMVTSVGMVLIGWAVLYFLLGDRMLPNNDVFGLYVLVIFSYWLGWSLSYIPYLNLPPVFGMLLAGLIVRNSGLYDIHEELGAATISKIRTFCLTFIVIRAGLQLSSTSLKRYPLFLAMLAIIPCSIEMLALTICCKYILLYPWDWSFMAGAILACMSPVVTVNSVLALAEKGYGEDKGLASILCTAATMDSVHMVSLFVICYSIVFPNDENHTEWWSYIPSGIRDFTLGILAGAMLGISFIFFPHRSYKYATWHRVTCLVLGCLMCTTATAKLTISCGGYVACLVMTFVAITGWKILSISFDARCIATYLTTLRTPLTWKERLFFVAAWLPKGTLQAALAPMAYERECSEQNMEKKQLALDIVRLSVLTILFLSPIGAFAITTSGPFLLNKITDEQYQRDRELSYLRILSLQPTPTRRQAVTA; translated from the exons ATGGCAGCAGCGAAAGCGGAAGCTGGGGATGATGACGATCATCTGACGTGTTGTCATCGAATAACCTTCTTCCATCCTGGGATACGTGACATCATCGTAACGAGCCCTGTTTCCAAGTGCCTCGGGCAACGTCTGACATGGGCAAACTTGTTCTGGATGGTGACTAGCGTGGGAATGGTGTTAATCGGTTGGGCGGTTTTGTACTTCCTCCTAGGTGATAGGATGCTCCCGAATAACGACGTTTTCGGTTTATACGTTCTTGTGATATTCTCTTATTGGCTCGGTTGGAGTTTATCGTACATCCCTTATCTGAACCTTCCGCCGGTATTTGGTATGCTGCTGGCTGGTCTGATTGTCCGCAACTCTGGCCTCTATGATATTCACGAGGAACTCGGCGCCGCCACTATCTCCAAGATCAGAACGTTTTGCCTGACCTTTATCGTGATACGCGCGGGACTTCAATTGTCTAGCACGAGCTTGAAAAGATATCCGTTGTTCCTAGCGATGTTGGCCATCATTCCTTGTTCGATCGAAATGCTCGCCTTGACTATATGTTGCAAATACATTTTGCTGTATCCTTGGGATTGGTCTTTCATGGCCGG AGCAATACTCGCCTGCATGTCACCGGTCGTCACCGTAAACTCCGTCCTAGCTCTGGCCGAAAAAGGCTACGGCGAAGACAAGGGACTGGCTAGTATACTATGCACGGCTGCCACCATGGACAGCGTGCACATGGTCTCCCTCTTCGTCATCTGCTACTCGATCGTCTTTCCAAACG ACGAAAACCACACCGAATGGTGGTCTTATATTCCCTCTGGTATCCGAGACTTTACACTAGGCATCTTAGCGGGAGCAATGTTGGGAATTTCCTTCATCTTTTTCCCTCATCGTAGTTAC AAATACGCCACCTGGCACCGCGTCACCTGTTTGGTACTGGGATGTTTGATGTGCACCACGGCCACTGCAAAATTAACCATCTCGTGCGGAGGGTACGTGGCCTGTCTCGTTATGACGTTCGTCGCGATCACCGGTTGGAAGATCTTGTCAATTTCTTTCGAC GCACGATGTATCGCTACCTATTTAACGACTCTCCGGACACCATTGACGTGGAAAGAACGATTGTTCTTTGTCGCGGCTTGGTTACCAAAAGGCACCCTACAG GCCGCTCTGGCACCGATGGCGTACGAACGTGAGTGCAGCGAACAGAACATGGAAAAGAAACAGCTTGCTCTGGACATTGTCAGACTATCCGTGCTTACCATATTATTTCTATCGCCGATCGGTGCCTTCGCCATCACCACTTCTGGACCATTTCTCCTCAACAAGATAACCGACGAACAATACCAAAGAGATCGCGAGTTGAGCTATCTCCGTATCCTTAGCCTGCAACCTACCCCAACGCGACGGCAGGCCGTGACCGCGTGA
- the LOC143377001 gene encoding sodium/hydrogen exchanger 9B1 isoform X2 produces MAAAKAEAGDDDDHLTCCHRITFFHPGIRDIIVTSPVSKCLGQRLTWANLFWMVTSVGMVLIGWAVLYFLLGDRMLPNNDVFGLYVLVIFSYWLGWSLSYIPYLNLPPVFGMLLAGLIVRNSGLYDIHEELGAATISKIRTFCLTFIVIRAGLQLSSTSLKRYPLFLAMLAIIPCSIEMLALTICCKYILLYPWDWSFMAGAILACMSPVVTVNSVLALAEKGYGEDKGLASILCTAATMDSVHMVSLFVICYSIVFPNDENHTEWWSYIPSGIRDFTLGILAGAMLGISFIFFPHRSYKYATWHRVTCLVLGCLMCTTATAKLTISCGGYVACLVMTFVAITGWKILSISFDAALAPMAYERECSEQNMEKKQLALDIVRLSVLTILFLSPIGAFAITTSGPFLLNKITDEQYQRDRELSYLRILSLQPTPTRRQAVTA; encoded by the exons ATGGCAGCAGCGAAAGCGGAAGCTGGGGATGATGACGATCATCTGACGTGTTGTCATCGAATAACCTTCTTCCATCCTGGGATACGTGACATCATCGTAACGAGCCCTGTTTCCAAGTGCCTCGGGCAACGTCTGACATGGGCAAACTTGTTCTGGATGGTGACTAGCGTGGGAATGGTGTTAATCGGTTGGGCGGTTTTGTACTTCCTCCTAGGTGATAGGATGCTCCCGAATAACGACGTTTTCGGTTTATACGTTCTTGTGATATTCTCTTATTGGCTCGGTTGGAGTTTATCGTACATCCCTTATCTGAACCTTCCGCCGGTATTTGGTATGCTGCTGGCTGGTCTGATTGTCCGCAACTCTGGCCTCTATGATATTCACGAGGAACTCGGCGCCGCCACTATCTCCAAGATCAGAACGTTTTGCCTGACCTTTATCGTGATACGCGCGGGACTTCAATTGTCTAGCACGAGCTTGAAAAGATATCCGTTGTTCCTAGCGATGTTGGCCATCATTCCTTGTTCGATCGAAATGCTCGCCTTGACTATATGTTGCAAATACATTTTGCTGTATCCTTGGGATTGGTCTTTCATGGCCGG AGCAATACTCGCCTGCATGTCACCGGTCGTCACCGTAAACTCCGTCCTAGCTCTGGCCGAAAAAGGCTACGGCGAAGACAAGGGACTGGCTAGTATACTATGCACGGCTGCCACCATGGACAGCGTGCACATGGTCTCCCTCTTCGTCATCTGCTACTCGATCGTCTTTCCAAACG ACGAAAACCACACCGAATGGTGGTCTTATATTCCCTCTGGTATCCGAGACTTTACACTAGGCATCTTAGCGGGAGCAATGTTGGGAATTTCCTTCATCTTTTTCCCTCATCGTAGTTAC AAATACGCCACCTGGCACCGCGTCACCTGTTTGGTACTGGGATGTTTGATGTGCACCACGGCCACTGCAAAATTAACCATCTCGTGCGGAGGGTACGTGGCCTGTCTCGTTATGACGTTCGTCGCGATCACCGGTTGGAAGATCTTGTCAATTTCTTTCGAC GCCGCTCTGGCACCGATGGCGTACGAACGTGAGTGCAGCGAACAGAACATGGAAAAGAAACAGCTTGCTCTGGACATTGTCAGACTATCCGTGCTTACCATATTATTTCTATCGCCGATCGGTGCCTTCGCCATCACCACTTCTGGACCATTTCTCCTCAACAAGATAACCGACGAACAATACCAAAGAGATCGCGAGTTGAGCTATCTCCGTATCCTTAGCCTGCAACCTACCCCAACGCGACGGCAGGCCGTGACCGCGTGA